One window from the genome of Gadus morhua chromosome 16, gadMor3.0, whole genome shotgun sequence encodes:
- the LOC115528768 gene encoding uncharacterized protein LOC115528768, with translation MELDHHIEQYFQRRYTNDEILAVLAEVHGVVLSKRTLERILREKRLWRRKGKTDVAEVAAFIEAQLQTSGQCHGYRWMYQKCWINGIITDRETVRVLLRLLDSEGVDLRSRNRLRRRVYHSRGPNYVWHIDGYDKLKPYGICISGCIDGFSRRLIWLEAYKTNNDPNVIAGYFMDAVLIAQGCPERLRVDLGTENVRLAEMQRFMHFSEGQLEIEHVTFGPSTGNQRIERWWLTLRSQCAQFWMDFFDKLKSDGYFADTFLDKSLVQFCFLSTIQAELEEVAFIWNEHRMRRVHNSRSPHGRPSIIHAVPQLYGATDYLYRPSLEKIEACLGECVYKDFPCDEDVFHICVGLMSEHGLELTNDVYKTVDLYVRLRQLINNELLQP, from the exons ATGGAGTTGGATCACCACATTGAGCAATATTTCCAAAGACGATATACAAATGATGAAATTCTGGCAGTATTGGCTGAGGTGCATGGGGTAGTGCTGAGCAAGCGGACACTTGAAAGGATTCTGAGAGAGAAAAGATTGTGGCGCAGGAAGGGCAAGACAGATGTGGCCGAGGTGGCAGCTTTCATTGAAGCGCAACTCCAAACGTCTGGGCAGTGTCATGGCTACCGTTGGATGTACCAAAAATGTTGGATAAATGGCATTATTACCGACAGGGAAACAGTACGTGTTCTCTTGCGGCTGTTGGACAGTGAGGGAGTTGACCTGAGATCAAGAAATAGACTACGGCGGAGAGTATATCACAGCCGGGGTCCCAATTACGTCTGGCACATTGACGGCTATGACAAACTTAAACCGTATGGGATCTGTATAAGTGGATGCATAGATGGTTTTTCTAGGAGACTCATCTGGCTGGAGGCATACAAAACTAATAATGATCCGAACGTGATTGCTGGTTATTTCATGGATGCTGTACTAATAGCTCAAGGTTGCCCTGAACGATTACGGGTAGATTTAGGGACAGAAAATGTTCGTTTGGCCGAAATGCAAAGATTCATGCACTTTTCAGAGGGTCAACTTGAAATCGAACATGTCACATTTGGTCCAAGCACTGGCAACCAGCGCATTGAAAGATGGTGGCTGACATTACGCAGTCAGTGCGCCCAGTTTTGGATGGACTTTTTCGATAAATTGAAATCGGATGGATACTTCGCTGACACCTTCCTGGACAAGTCATTGGTCCAGTTCTGTTTTCTTTCCACAATTCAG GCAGAACTGGAGGAGGTCGCATTCATCTGGAATGAGCACAGGATGCGTCGAGTGCACAACTCACGAAGTCCTCATGGccgtccatccatcatccatgcaGTGCCTCAACTCTACGGGGCCACGGACTACCTGTATCGCCCAAGTCTGGAGAAGATCGAGGCCTGCTTGGGGGAGTGTGTTTACAAAGACTTCCcatgtgatgaagatgtgtTTCACATTTGTGTGGGGCTTATGTCTGAGCATGGCCTTGAATTAACTAACGACGTGTACAAGACAGTAGATCTGTATGTAAGACTTAGACAGCTAATTAACAATGAATTGCTACAGCCTTAA
- the LOC115528767 gene encoding uncharacterized protein LOC115528767 — protein MDELCEFLRSRNVPEENIKQLENDKIDPNVLLLMNDDQLTEYLPSYGDRLAVLGYCRLKGKNPVARKSKLFERLKAKLAKSDDREHLSEKLPCQNAQKKERKIEIGWLNFRDGKFLQMRAKKGGGTRKISVSKNCCKDQLIEQAKNLFFPGQKNAEGNVQDFAIELTDFQERPLDPLTTVGDLYEVTKLPILRFYLATTKRDGCSENQLAASPNPPRPSLPLAEGQETADVVYASSSNVLSDTNSDPEPFDCSTVEMSVSEVDAANAVDDFENSGTVTFFQGHLHDLDWVSLDDTLQTSPRASSSSTPTLDIAHVPIDQSERTKRIIVVHRGQILRELITHFLDASVMRDDVFIQVILPNGSLEMAVDEGGVLRDVLTEFWLDFYEQCTLGNAFKVPFLRHDFGKQQWESIGRIIAMGWQKEKYLPIKIAPVILEKVALGSVKSSLVDCFLKYVTESERLVFESCRSDFESVDQEELIEVMDLHSCRRMPTADNIEQLLEELAHQKLVQEPAFVLEQWSKVLAPFRSDLEGISEAYVNLHPTLRKVIRSISYPTTMNDQQKNIGKHLSTYLRESDAQHLSLFLRFCTGSDLFLGKTITLSFTNLQGMQRRPIAHTCGCYLELPIDYDNYPDFRHEMNKVLESGVWAMDIV, from the exons ATGGATGAGTTGTGCGAGTTCTTGAGGTCGCGGAATGTACCAGAAGAAAACATAAAGCAACTGGAAAACGATAAG ATCGATCCCAATGTCCTCCTGCTCATGAACGACGACCAGTTAACCGAGTATCTACCATCATATGGAGACCGACTGGCTGTCCTTGGATATTGCAGATTGAAGGGGAAGAATCCTGTTGCCCGCAAATCAAAACTTTTTGAGCGACTGAAAGCCAAGTTAGCAAAAAGTGACGATCGTGAACACTTGTCTGAGAAGTTACCATGTCAAAATGCTCAGAAGAAAGAGCGTAAAATTGAAATTGGCTGGTTGAATTTCCGTGACGGGAAATTCTTACAAATGAGGGCCAAAAAGGGGGGCGGGACCAGGAAAATCTCTGTGTCCAAGAATTGTTGTAAAGATCAGTTAATTGAACAGGCCAAAAACCTGTTTTTCCCTGGTCAGAAAAATGCAGAAGGAAATGTTCAAGATTTTGCGATTGAACTAACTGATTTTCAGGAGCGCCCGTTAGATCCCCTGACTACAGTTGGGGATCTTTATGAAGTAACAAAGCTGCCCATTTTACGCTTTTACTTAGCAACAACCAAGAGGGATGGTTGCAGTGAGAATCAGCTTGCAGCCTCACCCAACCCCCCTAGGCCTAGTTTACCTCTAGCTGAAGGTCAGGAAACCGCAGATGTGGTATATGCTAGTAGCAGCAATGTCCTGTCTGATACAAACAGTGATCCTGAGCCCTTCGATTGCTCCACTGTTGAAATGAGTGTGAGCGAAGTTGATGCCGCCAATGCTGTAGATGACTTTGAGAATAGTGGCACAGTTACCTTTTTCCAAGGACACCTACATGATCTGGACTGGGTTAGCCTTGATGATACCTTACAAACGTCTCCTCGGGCATCAAGTTCATCTACTCCGACCCTAGATATTGCTCATGTGCCCATTGATCAGAGTGAAAGAACAAAGAGAATAATTGTTGTTCACCGTGGGCAGATCCTGAGAGAACTAATCACACATTTTTTGGACGCGAGTGTCATGCGAGATGATGTTTTCATCCAAGTAATTCTTCCCAATGGAAGTTTGGAAATGGCAGTTGATGAAGGTGGCGTGTTAAGGGATGTGCTAACTGAATTTTGGCTGGACTTTTATGAGCAATGCACTTTAGGAAATGCTTTCAAGGTGCCTTTTCTACGCCATGATTTTGGTAAGCAGCAGTGGGAAAGCATTGGCAGAATAATAGCAATGGGTTGGCAAAAAGAGAAGTACCTGCCTATAAAAATAGCCCCAGTAATTTTGGAGAAAGTTGCCCTGGGAAGTGTGAAGAGTAGTCTTGTTGACTGCTTCCTGAAATAtgtcacagagtcagagagattgGTGTTTGAATCCTGCCGTTCAGATTTTGAAAGTGTGGATCAGGAAGAATTGATTGAAGTAATGGATCTCCACAGCTGTCGAAGAATGCCAACCGCTGATAATATTGAACAGCTCTTGGAGGAGCTTGCCCACCAAAAGCTGGTTCAAGAACCCGCCTTTGTCCTAGAGCAGTGGAGCAAGGTGCTTGCACCCTTTAGGTCAGATTTGGAAGGCATTTCAGAAGCGTATGTAAATCTTCATCCAACACTGAGGAAGGTGATTAGGTCTATCTCTTACCCCACTACTATGAACGACCAGCAGAAGAACATAGGAAAGCATCTTAGCACTTACCTTAGAGAATCTGACGCACAGCACCTGTCTCTATTCCTTCGGTTTTGCACTGGCTCTGATTTGTTTCTTGGTAAGACCATTACTTTGAGCTTCACGAATTTGCAAGGTATGCAGAGACGGCCCATCGCCCACACATGTGGATGCTACTTGGAGTTGCCAATTGATTATGACAATTACCCGGATTTCAGACACGAAATGAACAAAGTATTGGAGAGTGGTGTGTGGGCAATGGACATAGTTTAG